The following proteins come from a genomic window of Nocardioides albertanoniae:
- a CDS encoding MFS transporter, which yields MTTTVAPPTPPATTKTAGAGIALVLVAQLMIVLDSAVVNVALPRIARDLEFTPAALTWVLNGYTLAFGGLLLLGGRLGDVFGRRRTFVAGLSVFTLFSLAGGFAPTDDLLVAARALQGFGAAIAAPQVLALLTTSAKDEAARAKSIALFAAVSSSGASIGLILGGILTDVGSWRWTLLINVPIGLVVLALVSRLVSETARRPGRFDVVGAVTATGGAAAIVWSLIGAPEHGWTSARTIGGIAVGLLLLVALVLTERRVAHPLLQLHLFNSHRRVTAFIAAIGLVGAQFSTFYLTVIYLQGALGMGPLTSGLAFLPLSLTIFAMSRVSPRIAARIGMPGVLVLGAIGLTLSFLLLSTVSETSSYAGAVLVPFILNGAFASLVFTATMALGLEGVDPAHAGAASGLVQTTQQLGGSIGLAVIASVYVANGTPGEVVPGMREAFYAAAALASIGIIASLTLVLRRPSRTRSYAPAPVVVAE from the coding sequence ATGACAACCACCGTGGCACCACCCACGCCACCCGCGACCACCAAGACCGCCGGCGCCGGGATCGCCCTGGTCCTGGTCGCCCAGCTGATGATCGTGCTCGACTCGGCGGTCGTGAACGTCGCACTCCCCCGCATCGCCCGCGACCTCGAGTTCACCCCGGCGGCACTCACCTGGGTGCTCAACGGCTACACCCTCGCCTTCGGCGGCCTGCTGCTGCTCGGCGGTCGGCTCGGCGACGTGTTCGGCAGGCGGCGTACGTTCGTCGCCGGTCTCTCCGTCTTCACCCTCTTCTCCCTCGCCGGCGGGTTCGCGCCGACCGACGACCTGCTCGTCGCCGCCCGGGCCCTGCAGGGCTTCGGCGCTGCGATCGCCGCCCCGCAGGTGCTCGCCCTGCTCACCACCTCCGCGAAGGACGAGGCCGCTCGCGCCAAGTCGATCGCGCTCTTCGCCGCCGTCTCCTCCAGCGGCGCCTCGATCGGACTGATCCTCGGCGGCATCCTGACCGATGTCGGGTCGTGGCGCTGGACGCTCCTGATCAACGTGCCCATCGGCCTGGTCGTCCTCGCCCTCGTCAGCCGGCTCGTCTCCGAGACCGCGCGCCGACCGGGGCGTTTCGACGTCGTCGGCGCCGTGACCGCGACCGGCGGTGCGGCCGCGATCGTCTGGTCGCTGATCGGTGCACCCGAGCACGGCTGGACCTCGGCTCGCACCATCGGCGGCATCGCCGTCGGCCTGCTCCTGCTGGTCGCGCTCGTGCTCACCGAACGCCGGGTCGCCCACCCGCTGCTGCAGCTCCACCTCTTCAACAGCCATCGCCGCGTCACCGCGTTCATCGCCGCGATCGGCCTGGTCGGCGCGCAGTTCTCGACGTTCTACCTGACGGTGATCTACCTGCAGGGTGCGCTGGGCATGGGGCCGCTCACCTCCGGGCTGGCGTTCCTGCCGCTGAGCCTCACGATCTTCGCGATGTCACGGGTGTCGCCCCGCATCGCCGCCCGGATCGGGATGCCGGGAGTTCTGGTGCTCGGCGCAATCGGCCTGACGCTCTCGTTCCTGCTGCTCAGCACGGTGTCGGAGACCAGCTCGTACGCCGGCGCGGTGCTCGTGCCGTTCATCCTCAACGGCGCCTTCGCCTCGCTCGTCTTCACCGCCACGATGGCCCTCGGGCTCGAGGGCGTCGACCCCGCTCACGCAGGCGCCGCCTCCGGACTGGTGCAGACGACCCAGCAGCTCGGCGGGTCGATCGGCCTGGCCGTGATCGCCTCGGTCTACGTCGCCAACGGCACACCCGGCGAGGTCGTACCCGGGATGCGTGAGGCCTTCTACGCCGCCGCCGCGCTGGCCTCGATCGGCATCATCGCGTCGCTGACCCTGGTGCTCCGCCGGCCCTCCCGGACGCGGTCGTACGCTCCGGCGCCGGTCGTCGTGGCTGAGTGA
- a CDS encoding TetR/AcrR family transcriptional regulator, giving the protein MRADAQRNRERLIEVAHQVFKERGLDAPLDEVARRAGVGPGTLYRHFPTREALHEAIFSSWIEEVRSHVDKAMLTEGGSREKLLAWFEEYVALLTRNHGAAAKITASLGCQDSPLRTKCQAYADANERVLEAMADDGALREGVDNLDVCRLLGGVATMADQSSLDAHAVRPMLDVIANGVLRS; this is encoded by the coding sequence ATGAGAGCCGATGCGCAGCGCAACCGCGAGCGGCTGATCGAGGTCGCCCATCAGGTCTTCAAGGAGCGCGGTCTCGACGCGCCGCTCGACGAGGTGGCCCGCCGTGCCGGCGTCGGCCCCGGCACCCTCTATCGCCACTTCCCGACGCGGGAGGCGCTCCACGAGGCGATCTTCTCCTCGTGGATCGAGGAGGTGCGCTCGCACGTCGACAAGGCGATGCTGACCGAGGGCGGGAGCCGGGAGAAGCTGCTGGCGTGGTTCGAGGAGTACGTCGCGCTGCTGACCCGCAACCATGGTGCGGCCGCGAAGATCACCGCATCCCTCGGCTGCCAGGACTCGCCGCTGCGCACCAAGTGCCAGGCCTACGCCGACGCCAATGAACGGGTCCTCGAGGCGATGGCCGACGACGGAGCGTTGCGTGAGGGCGTCGACAACCTCGACGTCTGCCGCCTCCTCGGCGGGGTCGCCACCATGGCCGACCAGTCCTCGCTCGACGCCCACGCCGTACGCCCCATGCTCGACGTCATCGCCAACGGCGTGCTCAGGTCCTGA
- a CDS encoding general stress protein — protein sequence MSFTSPVGGQKSPLKLEFPQSLATYDDYAAAQKTVDFLSDKEFPVENCMIVGTELKQIERITGRLTWGKVALAGVLSGAWLGVFVGLIMSLFGGDDFLFRLLSTVLLGIVFGLIWSLIGYSATRGTRDFSSVKVVVPSRYEVLVEHKVAARARELLAELPGALPNPFA from the coding sequence ATGTCCTTCACCTCGCCGGTCGGCGGCCAGAAGAGCCCGCTGAAGCTGGAGTTCCCCCAGTCGCTAGCGACCTACGACGACTACGCGGCCGCGCAGAAGACCGTCGACTTCCTCTCCGACAAGGAGTTCCCGGTCGAGAACTGCATGATCGTCGGCACCGAGCTGAAGCAGATCGAGCGGATCACCGGCCGCCTCACCTGGGGCAAGGTCGCGCTCGCGGGTGTGCTCTCCGGCGCCTGGCTCGGCGTCTTCGTGGGCCTGATCATGTCGCTCTTCGGCGGCGACGACTTCCTGTTCCGGCTGCTCTCGACGGTGCTTCTCGGCATCGTCTTCGGCCTCATCTGGTCGCTGATCGGCTACAGCGCCACCCGCGGCACCCGCGACTTCTCGAGCGTGAAGGTCGTGGTGCCGTCCAGATACGAGGTGCTGGTCGAGCACAAGGTCGCCGCCCGCGCCCGCGAGCTGCTCGCCGAGCTTCCGGGCGCACTGCCCAACCCCTTCGCCTGA
- a CDS encoding methionine/alanine import family NSS transporter small subunit, with product MSAAAITMMIVAMLVIWGGLAAAVMNLQRSADLPEPDEIRRDL from the coding sequence ATGAGTGCAGCAGCCATCACGATGATGATCGTGGCCATGCTCGTCATCTGGGGCGGCCTGGCCGCCGCGGTGATGAACCTACAGCGGTCGGCCGATCTGCCCGAGCCCGACGAGATCCGTCGCGATCTCTGA
- a CDS encoding sodium-dependent transporter: MTTAKDEEIEQKRGSFSSRRVFIFAAIGSAVGLGNIWRFPYVAYENGGGAFVIPYLVALLTAGIPFLLLDYSLGHKFRGSAPLSFARLRPGAEGLGWWQVGICFMVAVYYAAVLAWALRYTFFSIDKSWGDDPEGFFFGEFLQAGDPGVDFNVVAGVLIPLLLVWAAIIVVLILGVQKGIGATSIVFIPVLILAFGALVVRSLFLPGAAEGLNALFTPDWAALTDASVWAAAYGQIFFSLSIGFGIMITYSSYVHRHTDMPSSGMVVGFANSSFELLAGIGVFAALGFMAQASGVAVGDVATDGVGLAFIAFPAIISEAPAGALIGVLFFGSLVIAGFTSLISVIEVVISAVRDKFDMSRTGATVAVSLPMAIVSLVFLSTTSGLYVLDIIDHFINQFGILLVAVVSMIVIAWGLRALPMLGSHLSDGSVIDVGMWWRVLVSVVAPLGLLLVLGLAFWTDVKEPYGGYPGWLLAVFGWGVAGIVIVFGALAARAPWRDPNALLDPSLTSDSNQEKGQQS; this comes from the coding sequence ATGACCACAGCCAAAGACGAGGAGATCGAGCAGAAGAGGGGCTCGTTCTCTTCACGCAGAGTGTTCATATTCGCGGCGATCGGGTCCGCGGTCGGTCTCGGCAACATCTGGCGTTTCCCCTATGTCGCCTATGAGAACGGCGGCGGCGCCTTCGTCATCCCCTACCTGGTGGCGCTGCTCACCGCAGGCATCCCGTTCCTGCTCCTCGACTACTCCCTGGGGCACAAGTTCCGCGGCTCGGCGCCGTTGTCGTTCGCCCGGCTCCGCCCCGGAGCCGAGGGCCTGGGATGGTGGCAGGTCGGCATCTGTTTCATGGTCGCCGTCTACTACGCGGCAGTGCTGGCGTGGGCGTTGCGCTACACGTTCTTCTCGATCGACAAGTCGTGGGGCGACGACCCCGAGGGCTTCTTCTTCGGTGAGTTCCTGCAGGCCGGCGACCCCGGCGTCGACTTCAACGTCGTCGCCGGCGTGCTGATCCCCCTGCTCCTGGTGTGGGCAGCGATCATCGTGGTGCTGATCCTCGGCGTGCAGAAGGGCATCGGCGCCACGTCGATCGTCTTCATCCCGGTCCTGATCCTGGCCTTCGGCGCGCTGGTCGTGCGATCGCTGTTCCTGCCTGGTGCGGCCGAGGGTCTCAACGCGCTGTTCACACCCGACTGGGCAGCACTCACCGACGCTTCGGTGTGGGCGGCGGCGTACGGCCAGATCTTCTTCTCGCTGTCGATCGGCTTCGGCATCATGATCACCTACTCCTCCTACGTGCACCGGCACACCGACATGCCCTCGAGCGGGATGGTGGTCGGCTTCGCCAACTCCAGCTTCGAGCTGCTCGCCGGCATCGGTGTCTTCGCGGCCCTCGGCTTCATGGCTCAGGCCAGCGGCGTCGCAGTCGGTGACGTCGCCACCGACGGTGTCGGGCTCGCGTTCATCGCGTTCCCGGCGATCATCAGCGAGGCGCCGGCTGGTGCGCTGATCGGCGTGCTCTTCTTCGGCTCCCTGGTGATCGCCGGGTTCACGTCGCTGATCTCGGTGATCGAGGTCGTGATCTCCGCCGTGCGCGACAAGTTCGACATGTCGCGCACCGGTGCCACGGTGGCGGTCTCGCTGCCGATGGCGATCGTCAGCCTGGTCTTCCTCTCGACCACCAGCGGCCTGTACGTCCTCGACATCATCGACCACTTCATCAACCAGTTCGGCATCCTGCTCGTCGCCGTCGTCTCGATGATCGTCATCGCCTGGGGGCTGCGCGCACTTCCCATGCTCGGCAGCCACCTGAGCGACGGCAGCGTGATCGACGTCGGCATGTGGTGGCGCGTGCTGGTCTCGGTGGTCGCGCCGCTGGGCCTGCTGCTCGTGCTCGGTCTGGCCTTCTGGACCGATGTCAAGGAGCCCTACGGCGGCTATCCCGGCTGGCTGCTCGCCGTCTTCGGATGGGGAGTGGCGGGCATCGTCATCGTCTTCGGCGCCCTCGCTGCCCGAGCACCGTGGCGAGACCCGAACGCATTGCTCGACCCCAGCCTCACCAGCGACAGCAACCAGGAGAAGGGACAGCAGTCATGA
- a CDS encoding glycoside hydrolase domain-containing protein yields the protein MGDYTRFRIVRRAVGAGVISGVIAVAGLSAPSPAAAANPVTPGNFTGFGFDQCDAPSQSAMERWRKHSKYAAVGIYISGKSRGCRKQTHLSPSWVRHQQARGWRLLPITLGRQASCNPTYPRYSDDPRISSNPTKRYASAKRQGISEANATVKAARHYGIRAGSTMFYDLEGFDIDNKRCRESAMWFVSAWNYRIKKLGYRPALYSSAASGIKAMYDVLRAHPRGFTYPADGWIADWDGRANTSTKFLPGWVWDNHRRAKQYRGPHKETHGGVTIEVDSNYIDLGRGSRSARAMTHCGGVPVSFTGYPALAPKSSSYTPSPVYVKALKCMLSERGSFRGTVDGTYGPELVKAVNAWQRSHGLQVRKTWTMPAWKTLWAANSRPLLKRGATGERVRDLQRALNATSAPERAKVTGVLDQNTHVALVAYQKRLGRTAHGMATEVTWYDLAHGR from the coding sequence ATGGGCGACTACACCAGATTCAGAATCGTCAGGCGCGCAGTCGGCGCCGGTGTGATCTCGGGTGTCATCGCGGTCGCGGGCCTGTCCGCACCGAGCCCGGCCGCCGCCGCCAACCCTGTGACGCCGGGCAACTTCACCGGCTTCGGCTTCGACCAGTGCGACGCCCCGTCCCAGAGCGCGATGGAGCGCTGGCGCAAGCACTCCAAGTACGCCGCCGTCGGCATCTACATCTCCGGCAAGTCGCGCGGCTGCCGCAAGCAGACCCACCTCAGCCCGTCCTGGGTGCGCCACCAGCAGGCGCGCGGCTGGCGGCTGCTGCCGATCACGCTCGGCCGGCAGGCCTCCTGCAACCCGACGTACCCGCGCTACAGCGACGACCCGCGGATCAGCTCGAACCCGACCAAGCGCTACGCCTCCGCCAAGCGCCAGGGCATCAGCGAGGCCAACGCGACCGTCAAGGCCGCCAGGCACTACGGCATCCGCGCCGGAAGCACGATGTTCTACGACCTCGAGGGCTTCGACATCGACAACAAGCGGTGCCGTGAGTCTGCGATGTGGTTCGTCTCGGCCTGGAACTACCGGATCAAGAAGCTCGGCTACCGCCCGGCGCTCTACTCCAGCGCCGCCTCGGGGATCAAGGCGATGTACGACGTCCTGCGCGCCCACCCCCGCGGCTTCACCTACCCGGCAGACGGCTGGATCGCCGACTGGGACGGCCGCGCCAACACCTCGACCAAGTTCCTCCCCGGCTGGGTCTGGGACAACCACCGCCGCGCCAAGCAGTATCGAGGGCCCCACAAGGAGACCCACGGCGGCGTCACCATCGAGGTCGACTCCAACTACATCGACCTCGGTCGCGGCTCGAGGTCCGCGAGAGCGATGACCCACTGCGGCGGTGTGCCCGTCAGCTTCACCGGCTACCCCGCCCTCGCCCCGAAGTCGAGCTCCTACACCCCTTCGCCCGTCTACGTGAAGGCGCTCAAGTGCATGCTCAGCGAGCGTGGCAGCTTCCGCGGCACCGTCGACGGGACGTACGGGCCCGAGCTGGTGAAGGCCGTCAACGCCTGGCAGCGCTCGCACGGGCTCCAGGTGCGCAAGACCTGGACCATGCCGGCCTGGAAGACGCTGTGGGCCGCCAACAGCCGACCGCTCCTCAAGCGCGGCGCGACCGGCGAGCGCGTGCGCGACCTGCAGCGCGCCCTCAACGCCACCTCGGCCCCCGAGCGCGCCAAGGTCACCGGGGTGCTCGACCAGAACACCCACGTCGCCCTCGTGGCCTACCAGAAGCGCCTCGGTCGCACCGCCCACGGCATGGCCACCGAGGTGACCTGGTACGACCTGGCCCACGGCCGCTGA
- the purL gene encoding phosphoribosylformylglycinamidine synthase subunit PurL has protein sequence MSETSSPAAASDLPLLDTVHHAAGDPDRELPWAELGLKEDEYAEIKSILGRRPTGAELAMYSVMWSEHCSYKSSKVHLKQFGEIPQETPAGKMLAGIGENAGVLDVGQGYAVTFKVESHNHPSYVEPHQGAATGVGGIVRDILAMGARPVAVMDPLRFGPLSEPDTHRVLPGIVSGVGHYGNCLGLPNIGGEAVFDASYLGNPLVNALCVGVLRHEDLHLAKASGAGNLVIMYGARTGGDGIGGASILASVEFDEDGPAKRPSVQVGDPFMEKLLIECTLELFSSGIVRGIQDFGAAGISCATSELAAAGDGGMHVHLERVPLRDSTLAPEEILMSESQERMMAVIAPEDEATFMAICEKWDVEAATIGTVTGEGRLRVDWHGETIVDVDPTTVAHDGPVYQRPFARPSWQDALQADVAEKLARPVSADELRSTILTLVASENLCDKSWITEQYDRYVRGNTVLSQPADGGMIRVDESTNLGVALATDANGRFAKLDPYAGAQLALSESYRNVASVGAKPLAISDCLNFGSPEDPDVMWQFAEATRGLKDACLELGIPVTGGNVSLYNQTGEVAIHPTPVVATLGVIDDVTTRTPSEFQAADEVVVLLGETQEELSGSEWAHVAHGHLGGLPPAVNLAAEKALAELLGEARFITSAHDLSDGGLMQALAEPAMSSGIGVSVTLAGDPFVALFSESVARAIVTVKADDVERLTALAERHGVAATKLGVTGGASYAIAYDGDTVEIPLEELTGVWRSTLRDALG, from the coding sequence GTGTCCGAGACTTCGTCGCCCGCCGCCGCGTCCGATCTTCCGCTCCTCGACACCGTGCACCACGCTGCCGGTGACCCCGACCGCGAGCTGCCCTGGGCCGAGCTCGGCCTGAAGGAGGACGAGTACGCCGAGATCAAGAGCATCCTCGGCCGCCGGCCGACCGGTGCCGAGCTCGCGATGTATTCGGTGATGTGGTCCGAGCACTGCTCCTACAAGTCCTCCAAGGTGCACCTGAAGCAGTTCGGCGAGATCCCGCAGGAGACGCCGGCCGGCAAGATGCTCGCCGGCATCGGTGAGAACGCCGGCGTGCTCGACGTCGGGCAGGGCTACGCGGTCACCTTCAAGGTCGAGTCGCACAACCACCCGAGCTATGTCGAGCCCCACCAGGGCGCCGCGACCGGCGTCGGCGGCATCGTCCGCGACATCCTCGCGATGGGCGCGCGCCCGGTCGCTGTGATGGACCCGCTCCGCTTCGGCCCGCTCAGCGAGCCCGACACGCACCGCGTGCTGCCCGGGATCGTCTCCGGCGTCGGCCACTACGGCAACTGCCTCGGCCTGCCCAACATCGGTGGCGAGGCCGTCTTCGACGCCTCCTACCTCGGCAACCCGCTGGTCAACGCGCTCTGCGTCGGCGTGCTGCGCCACGAAGACCTGCACCTCGCCAAGGCGAGCGGCGCGGGCAACCTGGTGATCATGTACGGCGCGCGCACTGGTGGCGACGGCATCGGCGGCGCCTCGATCCTGGCCTCCGTGGAGTTCGACGAGGACGGTCCGGCCAAGCGCCCCAGCGTGCAGGTGGGCGACCCGTTCATGGAGAAGCTGCTCATCGAGTGCACCCTCGAGCTCTTCTCCTCGGGCATCGTGCGCGGCATCCAGGACTTCGGCGCGGCCGGCATCTCGTGCGCCACCTCCGAGCTGGCCGCCGCCGGTGACGGCGGCATGCACGTGCACCTCGAGCGGGTGCCGCTGCGCGACTCGACGCTCGCTCCGGAGGAGATTCTGATGAGCGAGTCGCAGGAGCGGATGATGGCCGTCATCGCGCCCGAGGACGAGGCGACCTTCATGGCCATCTGCGAGAAGTGGGACGTCGAGGCGGCCACCATCGGCACCGTGACCGGCGAGGGCCGGCTGCGTGTCGACTGGCACGGCGAGACCATCGTCGACGTCGACCCGACCACCGTCGCCCACGACGGCCCGGTCTACCAGCGCCCGTTCGCCCGCCCGTCGTGGCAGGACGCGCTCCAGGCCGACGTCGCCGAGAAGCTTGCCCGCCCGGTGTCCGCCGACGAGCTCCGCTCGACGATTCTGACGCTGGTCGCCTCGGAGAACCTCTGCGACAAGTCGTGGATCACCGAGCAGTACGACCGCTACGTGCGCGGCAACACGGTGCTCTCCCAGCCCGCCGACGGCGGCATGATCCGCGTCGACGAGTCGACCAACCTCGGTGTCGCGCTGGCCACCGACGCCAACGGCCGGTTCGCCAAGCTGGACCCGTACGCCGGTGCCCAGCTCGCGCTCTCGGAGTCCTACCGCAACGTGGCCTCGGTCGGCGCCAAGCCGCTGGCCATCTCCGACTGCCTCAACTTCGGTTCCCCGGAGGACCCCGACGTGATGTGGCAGTTCGCCGAGGCCACCCGCGGCCTGAAGGACGCCTGCCTCGAGCTCGGCATCCCGGTCACCGGCGGCAACGTCTCCCTCTACAACCAGACCGGCGAGGTGGCGATCCACCCGACCCCGGTGGTCGCGACGCTGGGTGTGATCGACGATGTCACCACGCGTACGCCCTCGGAGTTCCAGGCCGCCGACGAGGTCGTCGTGCTGCTCGGTGAGACCCAGGAGGAGCTCTCCGGCTCGGAGTGGGCCCACGTCGCCCACGGTCACCTCGGCGGCCTGCCGCCCGCGGTGAACCTGGCGGCGGAGAAGGCCCTGGCCGAGCTGCTCGGCGAGGCGCGCTTCATCACCTCCGCCCACGACCTCTCCGACGGCGGCCTGATGCAGGCGCTGGCCGAGCCGGCGATGTCGTCGGGCATCGGCGTCTCCGTCACGCTCGCCGGCGACCCGTTCGTCGCGCTCTTCTCCGAGTCGGTCGCCCGTGCGATCGTCACCGTCAAGGCCGACGACGTGGAGCGGCTCACCGCGCTGGCCGAGCGCCACGGCGTCGCGGCGACGAAGCTCGGTGTGACCGGCGGCGCCTCCTACGCGATCGCCTACGACGGCGACACCGTCGAGATCCCGCTCGAGGAGCTCACCGGGGTCTGGCGCTCGACGCTGCGCGACGCCCTCGGCTGA
- a CDS encoding DUF2306 domain-containing protein — translation MSTTTRPLARQWWVFPLAAATVIFLATALPRYVGLDPSQALSDPDRGPAFYPALVTHIFFGSVMLCCGVLQLWPWLRNNHPTVHRWTGRTYVVMAIPTGVAALVTSQFPAAGPSQQVGNTFLGVLFLLFTVQGYRAARQRRFKDHREWMYRSYAMAFSIVANRFWGMVMLIIFVPEAMTGADIGTEDPTLASAAAASAWVSWVVNLLIAEWIIHRKPRRRAARAGQPRASRSVERQTPVSSSSGISTVSPS, via the coding sequence ATGAGCACGACGACAAGACCTCTGGCGAGGCAGTGGTGGGTCTTCCCGCTGGCCGCGGCGACGGTGATCTTCCTGGCGACGGCACTGCCGAGATATGTGGGCCTCGACCCGTCGCAGGCGCTCAGCGACCCCGACCGCGGGCCGGCCTTCTACCCGGCGCTGGTCACACACATCTTCTTCGGCTCGGTGATGCTCTGCTGCGGCGTGCTCCAGCTGTGGCCGTGGCTGCGCAACAACCACCCCACGGTGCACCGCTGGACCGGTCGCACCTACGTGGTCATGGCGATCCCCACCGGCGTGGCAGCCCTGGTGACCAGCCAGTTCCCCGCGGCCGGGCCGTCGCAGCAGGTCGGCAACACGTTCCTGGGCGTGCTGTTCCTGCTGTTCACCGTGCAGGGCTACCGCGCCGCACGGCAGCGCCGCTTCAAGGACCACCGCGAGTGGATGTATCGCAGCTATGCGATGGCGTTCTCCATCGTCGCCAACCGCTTCTGGGGCATGGTCATGCTCATCATCTTCGTGCCCGAGGCCATGACCGGCGCCGACATCGGCACCGAGGACCCCACCCTCGCCAGCGCCGCCGCGGCGTCAGCCTGGGTCAGCTGGGTCGTGAACCTGCTGATCGCCGAGTGGATCATCCACCGCAAGCCGCGCCGGCGCGCGGCCCGCGCCGGTCAGCCGAGGGCGTCGCGCAGCGTCGAGCGCCAGACCCCGGTGAGCTCCTCGAGCGGGATCTCGACGGTGTCGCCGTCGTAG
- a CDS encoding TetR/AcrR family transcriptional regulator — protein MSSDLIPRLWGKLPAGRRGPKPALNVAQIVEAAYVIADEQGLAAVSMARVADAVGCSPMALYRHVTNKEELLVHLGDRLSADLVEPPRDLGWREGLAAWMRAQVDMAVSRPWFLDLPLASTLPGPHRLAWVDLGFHYLREVSLPPEEKLAILGIVAQYALGEARIEIEAARSTENPYASFEQMLVTYADPERFPNLMSSMASWRPAGPGEESESGDPSAFGQSLLMAGIEAHIERSSPR, from the coding sequence ATGAGCTCTGATCTGATCCCTCGCCTGTGGGGCAAGCTTCCGGCCGGCCGGCGTGGCCCGAAGCCGGCGCTGAACGTCGCCCAGATCGTCGAGGCTGCCTATGTCATCGCAGACGAGCAGGGTCTCGCGGCCGTGTCGATGGCGCGGGTCGCCGACGCCGTCGGCTGCTCGCCGATGGCGCTCTACCGCCACGTGACGAACAAGGAAGAGCTGCTCGTGCACCTCGGCGACCGGCTCAGCGCCGATCTGGTCGAGCCGCCTCGCGACCTGGGCTGGCGCGAGGGCCTGGCGGCGTGGATGCGCGCTCAGGTCGACATGGCGGTGAGCCGGCCCTGGTTCCTCGATCTCCCGCTCGCCTCCACGCTGCCCGGGCCCCACCGCCTCGCCTGGGTCGACCTGGGTTTCCACTACCTGCGCGAGGTGAGCCTGCCTCCCGAGGAGAAGCTGGCGATCTTGGGCATCGTCGCGCAGTACGCCCTGGGCGAGGCCAGGATCGAGATCGAGGCCGCGCGGTCGACGGAGAATCCCTATGCCTCCTTCGAGCAGATGCTCGTGACGTACGCCGATCCGGAGCGCTTCCCGAACCTGATGTCGTCGATGGCCAGCTGGCGCCCGGCGGGACCAGGCGAGGAGTCGGAGTCAGGCGACCCGTCGGCGTTCGGGCAGAGCCTGTTGATGGCGGGCATCGAGGCCCACATCGAGCGCAGCTCTCCCCGCTGA